The Micromonospora krabiensis genome window below encodes:
- a CDS encoding sensor histidine kinase has protein sequence MTGPDPTAGSSTGGLAHEGFFYRDATHLLAVTSRFIEDGLAAAEPVLVALPTANLALVRDAVGEAPGLHWTDMAGAGRNPGAILPWVLQAFVERHPGRRTRVVSESVWPGRGRAAYQACAQHEALVNLALAGRGLRLLCPYDAGLDETVIADAHATHPVVEDGQGRRASGGYAPSDVVVRYDKPLPTPPEPVAVLEFGIETLADVRRFVTGHAAEAGLPADRVADLQIAVTELAANSVTHAGGGGTLHVWRTPDELVCEVRDDGWLADPLAGRLTPPRDGEGGRGLVIVHALCDLVLLHSTAAGTTVRLHMSRSRRR, from the coding sequence ATGACCGGACCGGACCCGACCGCCGGCTCTTCGACCGGCGGTCTCGCCCACGAGGGTTTCTTCTACCGCGACGCGACGCACCTGCTCGCCGTCACGTCCCGGTTCATCGAGGACGGCCTGGCCGCGGCCGAGCCGGTGCTGGTCGCGCTGCCCACCGCCAACCTGGCGCTGGTGCGCGACGCGGTCGGCGAGGCGCCCGGACTGCACTGGACCGACATGGCCGGCGCCGGACGCAACCCGGGTGCGATCCTGCCGTGGGTGCTCCAGGCGTTCGTGGAGCGGCACCCGGGTCGACGGACCCGGGTCGTGAGCGAGTCGGTCTGGCCGGGGCGCGGCCGGGCCGCGTACCAGGCGTGCGCGCAGCACGAGGCCCTGGTGAACCTCGCGCTGGCGGGGCGGGGGCTGCGGTTGCTCTGCCCGTACGACGCCGGTCTGGACGAGACGGTCATCGCCGACGCGCACGCCACCCACCCCGTGGTCGAGGACGGGCAGGGTCGACGGGCGAGCGGGGGGTACGCGCCGTCCGATGTGGTCGTCCGCTACGACAAGCCCCTGCCGACGCCGCCGGAACCGGTCGCGGTCCTGGAGTTCGGCATCGAGACGCTCGCCGACGTACGCCGGTTCGTGACCGGACACGCGGCGGAGGCCGGGCTGCCGGCGGACCGGGTGGCGGACCTGCAGATCGCGGTGACGGAGCTGGCGGCCAACAGCGTCACGCATGCCGGGGGCGGCGGCACGTTGCACGTGTGGCGCACGCCCGACGAGCTGGTCTGCGAGGTACGCGACGACGGTTGGTTGGCCGACCCGCTCGCCGGCCGGTTGACGCCGCCGCGCGACGGCGAGGGCGGGCGCGGGCTGGTGATCGTCCATGCCCTGTGCGACCTGGTCCTGCTGCACAGCACCGCGGCGGGCACGACGGTCCGGCTGCACATGAGCCGTTCGCGGCGGCGCTGA
- a CDS encoding SDR family NAD(P)-dependent oxidoreductase, which produces MRRFDFADATAVVTGAASGIGEALAHALARRGSHLVLLDRDAERLDAVVAAIRAAHPDRQLHTYLVDLADAAETARVAAEIRQRHPRIRLLVNNAGVALGGRFDQVTFEEFSWVVEINFRAVAQLTHALLPALKAEPGAHLVNVSSLFGLMAPPGQTAYAASKFAVRGFTEALRAELAEDGIGVTSVHPGGINTRIAANARVGSGVEPAEYEHGRRQFEKLLTIPPARAAEVILRAVSRRRGRALIGWSAKLPDLLVRVAPSGYQRVVALGLRGTGTGTPPRATAAPSPAAPAAAPLTAPTGSAPDHTPPTASTGPRPASDHTPPTTAPTTTPPVAVPAPRPAPQPAAETARESA; this is translated from the coding sequence CGGCATCGGCGAGGCCCTGGCGCACGCGCTGGCCCGCCGCGGCAGCCACCTGGTGCTGCTCGACCGCGACGCCGAGCGGCTCGACGCCGTGGTCGCCGCGATCCGCGCCGCCCACCCCGACCGGCAGCTGCACACCTACCTGGTCGACCTGGCGGACGCGGCGGAGACCGCGCGGGTGGCCGCGGAGATCCGGCAGCGGCACCCGCGGATCCGGCTGCTCGTCAACAACGCCGGCGTCGCCCTCGGCGGCCGCTTCGACCAGGTGACCTTCGAGGAGTTCAGCTGGGTCGTCGAGATCAACTTCCGGGCCGTCGCGCAGCTCACCCACGCGCTGCTGCCCGCGCTCAAGGCCGAACCCGGCGCGCACCTGGTCAACGTCTCCAGCCTGTTCGGGCTGATGGCCCCGCCCGGCCAGACCGCCTACGCGGCGAGCAAGTTCGCCGTCCGCGGGTTCACCGAGGCGCTGCGCGCCGAGCTGGCCGAGGACGGGATCGGCGTCACCTCCGTGCACCCGGGCGGCATCAACACCCGCATCGCCGCCAACGCCCGCGTCGGCAGCGGCGTCGAACCCGCCGAGTACGAGCACGGGCGGCGACAGTTCGAGAAGCTGCTCACCATCCCACCGGCCCGGGCCGCCGAGGTGATCCTGCGCGCCGTCAGCCGCCGCCGGGGCCGCGCCCTGATCGGCTGGTCCGCGAAGCTGCCCGACCTGCTGGTCCGGGTGGCGCCCAGCGGCTACCAGCGGGTCGTCGCCCTCGGCCTGCGAGGCACCGGCACGGGCACGCCGCCGCGCGCCACCGCCGCGCCGAGCCCGGCGGCGCCCGCCGCCGCCCCCCTGACCGCGCCGACCGGGTCGGCGCCGGACCACACCCCACCCACCGCGTCGACCGGTCCCCGGCCGGCGTCGGACCACACCCCACCCACCACGGCGCCGACCACCACACCGCCGGTCGCCGTACCCGCCCCGCGACCGGCACCGCAGCCGGCCGCCGAAACCGCCAGGGAGTCAGCGTGA
- a CDS encoding MFS transporter, giving the protein MSAAGTPPPAGIDPADDRRRWKALGVGLAAAFMTLLDISIVNVALPSLDRALHASPSDLQWVLSGYALTFGLALVPAGRFGDARGRRNAFVFGIALFTVTSALAGLAPNATWLVIARLLQGAAAGIVNPQVTGVIQEMFRGPERARPFGLLGATIGISTAVGPLLGGLLIALGGEEHGWRYVFFVNIPVGIVTVILGWRLLPARAKERADRHRLDPVGVVLLGIGVLLVLLPLVQEQQWRTPWKWVLIPAGLLVLLAFALWERRYARHTTPLFDLRLFGFRSYALGALIGLVYFGGFTAIFFIYTLFLQNGHGYSPLIAGLAITPFALGSAASSAVSGRFVNRLGRPMVAAGLLAVVVGLAATALALQWFPHVPAPWVTAAPLLVAGLGSGLVIAPNQTLTLSQVPVPQAGSGAGMLQTGQRIGAAAGIAAVGSVFFSSLASSRGNWTTAFEHSLVVATVIIALALVAALVDVGLGRWWRHRHPS; this is encoded by the coding sequence ATGAGCGCGGCGGGCACGCCGCCACCGGCTGGCATCGACCCGGCCGACGACCGACGCCGCTGGAAGGCCCTCGGGGTCGGCTTGGCCGCCGCCTTCATGACGCTGCTCGACATCAGCATCGTCAACGTGGCACTCCCCTCGCTGGACCGTGCCCTGCACGCCTCCCCCAGCGACCTCCAGTGGGTGCTCTCCGGCTACGCGCTGACCTTCGGCCTGGCGCTGGTGCCGGCCGGTCGCTTCGGCGACGCCCGGGGCCGGCGCAACGCGTTCGTGTTCGGCATCGCGCTGTTCACCGTCACCAGTGCGCTCGCCGGCCTGGCCCCCAACGCGACCTGGCTGGTCATCGCCCGGCTGCTCCAGGGCGCCGCCGCCGGCATCGTCAACCCCCAGGTCACCGGCGTCATCCAGGAAATGTTCCGGGGGCCGGAGCGGGCCCGCCCGTTCGGGCTGCTCGGCGCCACCATCGGGATCTCCACCGCCGTCGGTCCCCTTCTCGGCGGGCTGCTCATCGCGCTCGGCGGTGAGGAGCACGGCTGGCGGTACGTCTTCTTCGTCAACATCCCCGTCGGCATTGTCACGGTGATCCTCGGCTGGCGGCTGCTGCCCGCGCGCGCCAAGGAACGCGCCGACCGGCACCGGCTCGACCCGGTCGGCGTGGTGCTGCTCGGCATCGGCGTGCTGCTCGTGCTGCTGCCGCTCGTGCAGGAACAGCAGTGGCGTACGCCGTGGAAGTGGGTCCTCATCCCCGCCGGCCTGCTCGTGCTGCTGGCCTTCGCGCTCTGGGAGCGGCGGTACGCCCGGCACACCACGCCGCTGTTCGACCTGCGGCTGTTCGGCTTCCGCTCGTACGCCCTCGGCGCGCTGATCGGCCTGGTCTACTTCGGCGGGTTCACCGCGATCTTCTTCATCTACACGCTGTTCCTCCAGAACGGGCACGGCTACAGCCCGCTCATCGCCGGCCTGGCCATCACCCCGTTCGCCCTCGGCTCGGCGGCGTCGTCGGCGGTCAGCGGACGGTTCGTCAACCGACTCGGCCGGCCGATGGTCGCCGCCGGGCTGCTCGCCGTCGTGGTCGGCCTCGCCGCCACCGCGCTGGCCCTGCAGTGGTTTCCGCACGTGCCCGCGCCGTGGGTCACCGCGGCGCCGCTGCTCGTCGCCGGACTCGGCAGCGGCCTGGTGATCGCGCCCAACCAAACGCTCACCCTGTCCCAGGTCCCCGTCCCCCAGGCGGGCAGCGGGGCCGGGATGCTCCAGACCGGCCAGCGGATCGGCGCGGCCGCCGGCATCGCCGCGGTCGGCTCGGTCTTCTTCTCGTCGCTGGCCAGCAGCCGGGGCAACTGGACCACCGCGTTCGAGCACTCGCTCGTCGTCGCGACCGTGATCATCGCGCTGGCGCTGGTCGCCGCGCTGGTGGACGTCGGGCTGGGCCGGTGGTGGCGACACCGACACCCGTCGTGA
- a CDS encoding low temperature requirement protein A — MTETRSVRPWYRRMTGHRRDEPHRSATTLELFFDLCFVVAVAQAATSLHHDVSEGRFGHAVGSYLMVFFAIWWSWMNFTWFASAYDTDDDVYRITTLVQISGALIIASGVPRAFAEGDFSTITYGYVVMRLAAVVHWLRAAIGDPDHRAAAIRYAIGITIVQGGWLLRLVLPEDWRVPSFVVLALADLLVPVIAERPGMTPWHPRHIVERYGLFTLIVLGEVVLATSVALQTGVDAGQHDLWSLAAADAVIVFALWWLYFDRPVEVSTRLSEALFWGYGHYLVFASVAAVGAGLAAAVDQERHLAHLSRTAVGYAVAVPVAVYLLTVWVLHVRRRERGARAAAFPATAGLVLLAPLGPAPVHLVAVLLVLLVASTAVARRPARPETAANAPEGPGT, encoded by the coding sequence GTGACCGAGACCCGATCCGTGCGGCCCTGGTACCGCCGGATGACCGGCCACCGCCGGGACGAGCCACACCGCTCCGCCACGACGCTGGAGCTCTTCTTCGACCTCTGCTTCGTGGTGGCGGTGGCGCAGGCGGCCACGAGCCTGCACCACGACGTGTCCGAGGGACGGTTCGGCCACGCCGTCGGCAGCTACCTGATGGTGTTCTTCGCGATCTGGTGGTCGTGGATGAACTTCACCTGGTTCGCGTCCGCGTACGACACGGACGACGACGTGTACCGGATCACCACCCTGGTGCAGATCAGCGGCGCGCTGATCATCGCGTCCGGCGTCCCCCGGGCGTTCGCCGAGGGCGACTTCAGCACGATCACCTACGGGTACGTGGTGATGCGGCTGGCCGCGGTCGTCCACTGGCTGCGCGCGGCGATCGGCGACCCCGACCACCGGGCCGCCGCCATCCGCTACGCCATCGGCATCACGATCGTGCAGGGGGGCTGGCTGCTCCGGCTCGTCCTGCCGGAGGACTGGCGGGTGCCCTCCTTCGTGGTCCTCGCGCTGGCCGACCTGCTGGTGCCGGTGATCGCCGAGCGGCCCGGCATGACCCCCTGGCACCCGCGGCACATCGTCGAACGGTACGGGCTGTTCACCCTGATCGTGCTCGGCGAGGTGGTGCTGGCCACCTCGGTGGCGCTGCAGACCGGCGTGGACGCCGGCCAGCACGATCTCTGGTCCCTGGCCGCCGCCGACGCGGTGATCGTCTTCGCCCTCTGGTGGCTCTACTTCGACCGGCCGGTCGAGGTGTCGACCCGGCTCAGCGAGGCGCTCTTCTGGGGGTACGGCCACTATCTGGTCTTCGCGTCGGTCGCCGCGGTCGGGGCCGGCCTGGCGGCGGCCGTCGACCAGGAGCGGCACCTCGCGCACCTGTCCCGCACCGCCGTCGGCTACGCGGTCGCCGTGCCGGTCGCGGTTTACCTGCTCACGGTCTGGGTGCTGCACGTCCGCCGTCGAGAGCGGGGTGCGCGGGCGGCGGCCTTCCCGGCCACGGCGGGGCTGGTGCTGCTCGCGCCGCTCGGCCCGGCGCCGGTCCACCTCGTGGCCGTCCTGCTGGTCCTGCTGGTGGCGAGCACGGCCGTCGCCCGCCGCCCGGCCCGTCCGGAAACGGCGGCGAACGCCCCGGAGGGGCCGGGTACCTGA
- a CDS encoding VOC family protein gives MSRESEDRPPAVRQLRLVVEAEDYEAAVAFFRDALGLPEEAAFVGDGDARVVILDAGRATLEIANPAQKRMIDEVEVGRQVAPRLRVAFEVDDTRTATDRLVAAGAEQIAPPTVTPWQSLNSRLGAPAGLQITVFQELATPDRTTERPA, from the coding sequence GTGAGCCGAGAGTCCGAGGACCGTCCGCCCGCCGTCCGCCAACTGCGTCTCGTCGTGGAGGCCGAGGACTACGAGGCGGCGGTCGCGTTCTTCCGGGACGCGCTCGGCCTGCCCGAGGAGGCGGCCTTCGTCGGTGACGGCGACGCCCGCGTCGTCATCCTGGACGCCGGCCGAGCCACGTTGGAGATCGCCAACCCGGCGCAGAAGCGGATGATCGACGAGGTCGAGGTGGGCCGGCAGGTCGCCCCCCGACTCCGGGTGGCGTTCGAGGTCGACGACACGCGTACGGCCACCGACCGGCTGGTCGCCGCCGGCGCCGAGCAGATCGCGCCGCCCACCGTCACCCCGTGGCAGTCGCTGAACTCCCGCCTCGGCGCGCCCGCCGGCCTCCAGATCACCGTCTTCCAGGAGCTCGCCACGCCGGACCGGACGACTGAGCGCCCCGCGTAA
- a CDS encoding alpha/beta fold hydrolase yields the protein MSATSGRANPVAVNGSPGAAYTRDRPRHVTVAGRRVRHRIDGDGPPVVLLHGIGRTMRDFTEQHELLAQRFRVHSVDLPGYGGSLPMTEPYSLPALARFVAGYLDAVGVDQPAHLVGNSLGGAVAMQLAVTEPERVASLALVASAGFGQEVALALRLLSLRPLGRLMLRPRHRSALRVERALFHDPSFATADRVAYALEVARQPYAPRVLLETLRSLGGFRGARPEWREELLTQLAARDVPVLVVWGDRDLILPAAHLDAARERLPRARTHLFQDCGHMPQIERAAEFHRLLLDFWSSPTGTTLTATVDDPRGAGKRRPATEAG from the coding sequence GTGAGCGCCACGAGCGGCCGTGCGAACCCCGTAGCCGTCAACGGATCCCCCGGAGCCGCGTACACCCGGGACCGTCCCCGGCACGTCACCGTCGCCGGGCGCCGGGTGCGCCACCGGATCGACGGGGACGGCCCGCCGGTCGTGCTGCTGCACGGCATCGGCCGTACGATGCGCGACTTCACCGAGCAGCACGAGCTGCTCGCCCAGCGGTTCCGGGTGCACAGCGTCGACCTGCCCGGCTACGGCGGGTCGCTGCCCATGACCGAGCCGTACTCGCTGCCGGCGCTGGCCCGCTTCGTCGCCGGCTACCTGGACGCGGTCGGCGTCGACCAGCCCGCCCACCTAGTCGGCAACTCCCTGGGCGGCGCGGTGGCCATGCAGCTCGCCGTCACCGAGCCCGAACGGGTGGCCAGCCTCGCGCTGGTCGCCAGCGCCGGCTTCGGCCAGGAGGTCGCCCTGGCGCTGCGGCTGCTCTCCCTGCGCCCGCTGGGCCGGCTGATGCTGCGCCCCCGGCACCGGTCCGCCCTGCGGGTCGAACGGGCGCTCTTCCACGACCCGTCGTTCGCCACCGCCGACCGCGTCGCGTACGCCCTGGAGGTCGCCCGCCAGCCGTACGCCCCGCGCGTCCTGCTCGAAACCCTGCGCAGTCTCGGCGGCTTCCGGGGCGCCCGGCCGGAGTGGCGCGAGGAGCTGCTCACGCAGCTCGCCGCGCGCGACGTGCCGGTCCTGGTGGTCTGGGGCGACCGCGACCTGATCCTGCCGGCGGCCCACCTCGACGCCGCCCGCGAGCGGCTGCCCCGGGCCCGTACCCACCTGTTCCAGGACTGCGGGCACATGCCGCAGATCGAGCGGGCCGCGGAGTTCCACCGGCTGCTGCTCGACTTCTGGTCCTCACCCACCGGCACCACCCTCACCGCGACGGTCGACGACCCGCGTGGGGCGGGCAAGCGCCGACCGGCCACCGAGGCCGGCTGA
- a CDS encoding MBL fold metallo-hydrolase, with the protein MTARVDHAVTSGTFSLDGQTFDVDNNVWVVGDDHECVVLDAPHDVEAILRVVGERQVRAILATHAHDDHVRVAPALARATGAPVLLHPDDRVLWDLVHPDVPPGGDLRDGMTVEVAGIGLHVLHTPGHSPGACSFHAPTLGAVFTGDTLFAGGPGATGRSYSDFGTIVDSIRGRLLTLPSDTVVHTGHGDDTTVGAEAPHLEEWIARGH; encoded by the coding sequence GTGACCGCCCGCGTCGACCACGCGGTCACCTCCGGCACCTTCTCCCTCGACGGGCAGACCTTCGACGTGGACAACAACGTCTGGGTCGTGGGCGACGACCACGAGTGCGTCGTCCTGGACGCCCCGCACGACGTGGAGGCCATCCTGCGGGTGGTGGGGGAGCGGCAGGTCCGGGCCATCCTGGCCACCCACGCCCACGACGACCACGTCCGGGTCGCCCCGGCGCTGGCCCGCGCGACCGGGGCGCCGGTGCTGCTGCACCCCGACGACCGGGTGCTGTGGGACCTCGTCCACCCGGACGTGCCGCCCGGCGGCGACCTGCGCGACGGGATGACCGTCGAGGTCGCCGGCATCGGGCTGCACGTCCTGCACACCCCCGGCCACAGCCCCGGCGCGTGCAGCTTCCACGCGCCGACGCTGGGCGCCGTCTTCACCGGCGACACCCTCTTCGCCGGCGGGCCCGGCGCCACCGGCCGCTCCTACAGCGACTTCGGCACGATCGTCGACTCGATCCGGGGCCGGCTGCTCACCCTCCCGTCGGACACGGTCGTGCACACCGGACACGGCGACGACACGACCGTCGGCGCCGAGGCGCCGCACCTGGAGGAGTGGATCGCCCGGGGCCACTGA
- a CDS encoding geranylgeranyl reductase family protein — MIVWDLAVVGGGPAGLSAAYVAARAGVRTLVVERAEHPRYKTCGGGLIGTSLAEVHDRIEVPAHDRVDRVTFTWDGRRGFTRRHGGPLVTMVRRDEFDDRLRAAAVAAGAEVRERATVRAVEQDPDGVRLRLSDGTTVHARTVIGADGSSGVTARHVGVRYRQVDLGLELELEVSPEQQERWRRHVLLDWGPLPGSYAWVFPKGDRLTVGVIAGRGEGERTREYLRRFVDRLGLADAPAAHDSGHLTRCREDDAPLRRGRVLVVGDAAGLLEPWSREGISYALRSGAMAGAAVAEGDLAGYERAVAERLVPSMRAGYRLLDIFEQRPEVFHGLVATPPGWRMFVRFCQGRASFEETLDRAPARAAMALLERLPAPRRRVATRTEA, encoded by the coding sequence GTGATCGTCTGGGATCTCGCGGTCGTCGGCGGCGGGCCCGCCGGACTCTCCGCCGCGTACGTCGCCGCCCGAGCGGGCGTCCGCACACTGGTCGTGGAGCGGGCGGAGCATCCGCGTTACAAGACGTGCGGCGGCGGGCTGATCGGCACCTCGCTGGCCGAGGTGCACGACCGGATCGAGGTGCCCGCGCACGACCGGGTGGACCGAGTGACGTTCACCTGGGACGGGCGACGCGGCTTCACCCGCCGGCACGGCGGTCCGCTGGTGACCATGGTCCGCCGCGACGAGTTCGACGACCGGCTGCGCGCGGCCGCGGTCGCCGCCGGGGCCGAGGTCCGCGAGCGGGCCACGGTCCGCGCCGTGGAGCAGGACCCCGACGGCGTACGCCTGCGGCTGTCGGACGGCACGACGGTGCACGCCCGGACGGTGATCGGGGCGGACGGCTCCTCCGGGGTGACCGCGCGGCACGTGGGCGTCCGGTACCGGCAGGTGGATCTCGGACTGGAACTGGAGCTGGAGGTGTCGCCGGAGCAGCAGGAGCGGTGGCGGCGGCACGTCCTGCTGGACTGGGGACCGCTGCCCGGGTCCTATGCGTGGGTCTTCCCCAAAGGCGACCGGTTGACTGTGGGCGTGATCGCCGGCCGGGGCGAGGGGGAGCGGACCCGGGAGTACCTGCGCCGGTTCGTCGACCGGCTCGGTCTGGCCGACGCACCGGCGGCGCACGACTCGGGGCACCTCACCCGCTGCCGGGAGGACGACGCGCCGCTGCGCCGGGGCCGGGTGCTGGTCGTCGGCGACGCCGCGGGCCTGCTGGAGCCGTGGAGCCGGGAGGGGATCAGCTACGCGCTGCGGTCCGGCGCGATGGCGGGCGCGGCCGTGGCCGAGGGTGACCTGGCGGGGTACGAGCGGGCGGTGGCCGAGCGGCTCGTCCCGTCGATGCGGGCCGGTTACCGCCTGCTGGACATCTTCGAACAGCGGCCGGAGGTGTTCCACGGGCTGGTGGCGACGCCGCCGGGCTGGCGGATGTTCGTGCGGTTCTGCCAGGGGCGGGCGAGCTTCGAGGAGACCCTGGACCGGGCACCGGCGCGCGCGGCGATGGCGCTGCTGGAGCGGCTTCCGGCGCCACGCCGCCGGGTTGCCACGCGCACCGAGGCCTGA
- a CDS encoding MFS transporter, which produces MTAATAAPAIPRRCALLVWGVAMSAYVAAVFHRSSLGVTGVDAAHRFDINASALATFSVAQLAVYAAMQVPVGMLIDRFGSRRLLAAGGLLMVAGQLCFALATDVRLAVAARVLVGLGDAMTFISVLRLVTFWFPGRANPLVVQLTGTLGQLGAILGAVPLVALLHHTGWTPAFLVAAAFGATAVLLVLVAVRDTPHADALAGPPPRLADVRGQLAAAWVQPGTRLGLWTHFVTQFSGSVFALLWGYPFLVQGQGLTPTAAASLLTLMTVAGLLVGPVLAHLCARHPFRRSVLVFTVVAATAGTWAVVLAWPGPAPRWLLVTLVLVLAVNGPASIIGFDYARTFNPAHRIGSATGIVNVGGFVASIVLVLAVGLVLDLATPAGRGTPDLAAFRWAFAVQYALWALGAVQVLRYRNAARRALAAETSAPASAGGSAAVLAVGEVVEHEGEAGADQPGVLGDRDARLRRPEAVGLA; this is translated from the coding sequence GTGACCGCGGCCACCGCCGCCCCCGCGATACCCCGCCGCTGCGCGCTGCTCGTGTGGGGCGTGGCCATGAGCGCGTACGTGGCCGCGGTCTTCCACCGCAGCTCGCTCGGCGTCACCGGGGTCGACGCCGCCCACCGGTTCGACATCAACGCCTCGGCGCTGGCCACGTTCTCCGTCGCCCAGCTCGCGGTGTACGCCGCCATGCAGGTCCCGGTCGGCATGCTGATCGACCGGTTCGGCTCGCGGCGGCTCCTCGCCGCCGGCGGTCTGCTGATGGTCGCCGGTCAGCTCTGCTTCGCCCTCGCCACCGACGTCCGGCTCGCCGTGGCGGCCCGGGTCCTCGTCGGCCTCGGCGACGCGATGACCTTCATCAGCGTGCTGCGCCTCGTGACGTTCTGGTTCCCCGGCCGTGCGAACCCGCTGGTCGTGCAGCTCACCGGCACGCTCGGCCAGCTCGGGGCGATCCTCGGCGCCGTACCCCTGGTGGCCCTGCTGCACCACACCGGCTGGACCCCGGCGTTCCTGGTGGCCGCGGCGTTCGGCGCCACGGCCGTGCTCCTGGTCCTCGTCGCCGTGCGTGACACCCCGCACGCCGACGCCCTGGCCGGACCGCCGCCCCGGCTCGCCGACGTCCGGGGGCAGCTCGCCGCCGCCTGGGTGCAGCCCGGCACCCGCCTGGGACTCTGGACGCACTTCGTCACCCAGTTCTCCGGCTCGGTGTTCGCGCTGCTCTGGGGCTACCCGTTCCTGGTGCAGGGCCAGGGGCTCACCCCCACGGCCGCGGCGTCGCTGCTCACCCTGATGACCGTCGCCGGACTGCTGGTCGGGCCGGTCCTCGCGCACCTGTGCGCCCGGCACCCGTTCCGCCGGTCGGTGCTGGTCTTCACGGTCGTCGCCGCCACCGCCGGAACGTGGGCAGTGGTGCTCGCCTGGCCCGGCCCGGCGCCACGGTGGCTGCTGGTGACGCTGGTGCTGGTGCTCGCCGTCAACGGACCCGCCTCGATCATCGGGTTCGACTACGCGCGCACGTTCAACCCGGCGCACCGCATCGGCAGCGCCACCGGCATCGTCAACGTCGGCGGCTTCGTCGCCTCGATCGTGCTGGTGCTCGCCGTCGGCCTGGTGCTCGACCTGGCCACCCCGGCCGGGCGCGGCACACCCGACCTGGCCGCGTTCCGCTGGGCCTTCGCCGTGCAGTACGCCCTCTGGGCTCTCGGCGCGGTCCAGGTGCTCCGCTACCGCAACGCGGCCCGGCGCGCGCTGGCCGCCGAGACGTCCGCGCCGGCCTCGGCCGGCGGGTCAGCGGCGGTGCTTGCGGTGGGTGAGGTCGTCGAGCACGAGGGTGAGGCCGGCGCCGACCAGCCAGGAGTCCTTGGCGATCGCGATGCCCGCCTGCGACGGCCGGAGGCTGTTGGGCTCGCGTAG
- a CDS encoding S-(hydroxymethyl)mycothiol dehydrogenase — translation MSQEVRGVISRSKGAPVEVTTIVVPDPGPGEAVVRIQSCGVCHTDLHYREGGINDDYPFLLGHEAAGIVEEVGEGVTEVAPGDFVILNWRAVCGVCRACRRGRPWYCFATHNASQKMTLTDGTELAPALGIGAFVEKTLVHAGQCTKVNPAARPAAVGLLGCGVMAGLGAAMNTGGVTRGDSVAVIGCGGVGDAAVAGAALAGATTIVAVDTDSRKLDWARRFGATHTVNASEDDPVEAIRAATGGFGADVVIEAVGRPETWKQAFYARDLAGTVVLVGVPTPEMTLEVPLLDVFGRGGALKSSWYGDCLPSRDFPMLTELYLQGRLDLDAFVTEEIALDQVEQAFTRMHHGDVLRSVVVFP, via the coding sequence GTGAGCCAGGAGGTCCGGGGAGTCATCTCCCGCAGCAAGGGCGCGCCGGTCGAGGTCACCACCATCGTCGTGCCCGACCCGGGGCCGGGCGAGGCGGTCGTCCGAATCCAGTCGTGCGGGGTGTGCCACACCGACCTGCACTACCGCGAAGGCGGCATCAACGACGACTACCCCTTCCTGCTCGGCCACGAGGCCGCCGGCATCGTCGAGGAGGTCGGCGAGGGCGTCACCGAGGTGGCGCCCGGCGACTTCGTCATCCTCAACTGGCGCGCGGTCTGCGGGGTCTGCCGCGCCTGCCGGCGGGGCCGCCCGTGGTACTGCTTCGCCACCCACAACGCCAGCCAGAAGATGACCCTCACCGACGGCACCGAGCTGGCCCCGGCGCTCGGCATCGGGGCGTTCGTCGAGAAGACGCTGGTCCACGCCGGGCAGTGCACCAAGGTGAACCCGGCGGCCCGACCGGCGGCGGTGGGGTTGCTCGGCTGCGGGGTGATGGCGGGCCTCGGCGCCGCCATGAACACCGGCGGGGTCACCCGCGGCGACTCGGTCGCGGTGATCGGCTGCGGCGGGGTCGGGGACGCCGCGGTCGCCGGCGCGGCGCTGGCCGGCGCGACGACGATCGTCGCGGTGGACACCGACTCCCGCAAGCTCGACTGGGCCCGCCGCTTCGGCGCCACCCACACCGTCAACGCCTCCGAGGACGACCCGGTCGAGGCGATCCGCGCCGCCACCGGCGGGTTCGGCGCCGACGTGGTGATCGAGGCGGTGGGCCGGCCGGAGACCTGGAAGCAGGCCTTCTACGCCCGCGACCTCGCCGGCACCGTCGTGCTCGTCGGGGTGCCGACCCCGGAGATGACCCTCGAGGTGCCGCTGCTCGACGTGTTCGGCCGCGGCGGCGCGCTCAAGTCCAGCTGGTACGGCGACTGCCTGCCCAGCCGGGACTTCCCCATGCTGACCGAGCTCTACCTCCAGGGCCGCCTCGACCTGGACGCGTTCGTCACCGAGGAGATCGCACTCGACCAGGTGGAGCAGGCCTTCACCCGGATGCACCACGGCGACGTGCTGCGCTCGGTGGTGGTCTTCCCGTGA